In Rhinoderma darwinii isolate aRhiDar2 chromosome 9, aRhiDar2.hap1, whole genome shotgun sequence, the following are encoded in one genomic region:
- the ADM gene encoding pro-adrenomedullin yields the protein MDLAYVVFLHITCLSFLGSVAGRMEVVRGDRKKWKFLEVNRVRRDLQSPVQSPDTTSTFSFIKPEDIKDSRLPQSSNGAHIRVKRYRHGFGNYPPVSRGCKFGTCIVHNLANQIYQYTDKDKDMSAPARKMSSQGYGRRRRRSIPNRRLLMPFVDGTFKPQWVSTGKARTSPNGQQLLGITHRTSTRTGLTKTKGKMWQTLLRT from the exons ATGGACTTGGCTTACGTCGTCTTCCTTCACATAACTTGTCTGAGCTTCCTCGGCTCCGTCGCGGGAAGGATGGAAGTCGTCCGAGGAGACAGAAAAAA ATGGAAATTTCTTGAGGTGAATCGAGTCAGGAGGGATCTACAGTCACCTGTCCAAAGTCCCGATACAACCTCAACATTTTCTTTTATCAAGCCAGAAGATATTAAGGATTCTCGGCTGCCCCAGAGCAG CAATGGTGCCCATATCCGTGTGAAGAGATACAGGCACGGCTTCGGTAACTACCCCCCAGTGTCTCGAGGCTGCAAGTTTGGCACCTGCATAGTCCATAACTTGGCCAACCAAATCTACCAGTATACGGACAAAGACAAGGACATGTCAGCCCCTGCCAGGAAAATGAGCTCCCAGGGCTACGGCCGGAGAAGGAGAAGGTCCATTCCCAACAGGAGGCTTCTGATGCCCTTTGTGGATGGCACATTCAAACCACAGTGGGTGAGCACTGGCAAAGCCAGAACCAGTCCAAATGGCCAGCAGCTCCTGGGCATCACCCACAGAACATCTACACGGACTGGACTGACCAAGACCAAAGGCAAAATGTGGCAGACCCTGCTGAGGACTTAA